Proteins encoded by one window of Nostoc sp. ATCC 53789:
- a CDS encoding IS630 family transposase — protein sequence MGLKTLTGKVITASGVKPTVEVKWPRENFWIYGAIEPLTGDHFLYEYPKLNGECFQQFLDWLSQQLGGDYAILQVDQAPAHTSSAIRWPENIIPLFQPPSAPELNPIERLWQLLKKPLKNQLFSSLQNLRDRIQEIFNQLTLEQVISISSYNFILEALFYAASY from the coding sequence GTGGGACTGAAAACTCTTACAGGAAAAGTGATTACTGCCTCTGGAGTTAAGCCTACTGTTGAGGTGAAATGGCCACGGGAAAATTTTTGGATTTATGGTGCAATTGAACCATTGACTGGAGATCATTTTCTTTATGAATATCCAAAACTGAATGGCGAGTGTTTTCAACAGTTTTTGGACTGGCTATCTCAACAATTAGGTGGGGATTACGCTATTTTACAGGTTGACCAAGCACCTGCTCATACAAGTTCAGCAATTCGTTGGCCAGAAAATATTATTCCTCTGTTTCAACCACCTTCAGCCCCTGAACTCAATCCCATTGAAAGGCTTTGGCAGCTCCTCAAGAAACCACTCAAAAATCAGCTTTTCTCTTCTTTACAGAATTTACGCGATCGCATCCAAGAAATATTTAATCAACTTACACTTGAGCAGGTAATATCTATCTCTTCTTATAACTTTATTCTCGAAGCTCTTTTCTATGCAGCTTCATATTAA
- a CDS encoding restriction endonuclease, which translates to MQLHIKLVLAKNFNKPVRQSSVATQKAFLAKNFKKQLLPIPARTPRVRLPKKLKKHLNNIEYASQVLLELRSRTQLAKLPVVIATLRRISPYVFEELVLTCCFEQGWQIQRNFRYTGDGGIDGRVLILGKLYVIQVKRYADYISPKHIKDFVCCIEGEGANGGFFVHTGITGQLSKQLIRRSDKIILVSGQKLVNFVLGKQFKIVGITIPVKTVNSYQ; encoded by the coding sequence ATGCAGCTTCATATTAAATTGGTATTAGCTAAAAACTTTAACAAGCCTGTACGACAAAGCTCAGTAGCAACCCAAAAGGCTTTCTTAGCTAAAAATTTTAAGAAGCAATTACTACCAATCCCAGCGCGAACACCAAGGGTTAGATTACCTAAAAAGCTTAAAAAACACTTGAATAATATTGAGTACGCTAGTCAAGTATTACTTGAGCTTCGTAGCAGAACTCAATTAGCCAAATTGCCAGTAGTAATCGCCACACTGCGTAGGATATCACCCTACGTTTTTGAGGAATTGGTACTCACTTGCTGCTTTGAACAGGGGTGGCAAATTCAACGCAACTTTCGGTACACCGGTGACGGCGGGATAGATGGTCGCGTGTTGATTTTGGGAAAGCTTTATGTAATCCAGGTTAAGCGTTATGCTGATTACATTAGCCCAAAACACATCAAAGATTTCGTATGCTGTATTGAAGGAGAAGGAGCTAATGGTGGATTCTTCGTGCATACTGGCATAACTGGACAGTTATCAAAACAATTGATTCGTCGCTCCGACAAAATAATCTTAGTGAGCGGTCAGAAACTAGTAAATTTTGTCTTAGGTAAGCAGTTTAAAATAGTGGGAATAACAATACCAGTAAAAACAGTGAACAGTTATCAGTAA
- the mobF gene encoding MobF family relaxase, which yields MLTAANVSSEMAVNYFIKNYYHQGKSLWSGQGAEKLGLSGAVDDEEAFKNIIEGLTPDGREVLNARVVKEKGKGERRAALDCTFSAPKSVSLMALVGGDTRLIDAHHQALKETLELIEQRYAYTRVTDNSGRHRVKTGNLVAAQFDHIESRDLDPHLHTHCLLMNMTQTPDGRWLSLGNNEIFANKKFLGMAYQSSLAREVQKLGYEIELRLHGQFDIKGFKFEDLEAFSKRRQQIIASSGANSTWAEREKIWDDTRQRKQKLPESELVALWKEEAAALGITFVKPGEPRKGQAPLVVEQKSLIDALDDAIAHCSERNVAFRQEDLEKFILESRLATDVTAIAPLIREHQELIGLPGLTHQFTTMTAVRRELATIELMQQGVGKVVPITNREVVESQLQKTLLNTGQRQAVELAATTSDQFIAWQGVAGAGKTFALKELKAIATDAGYTIIGFAPSSSAAKVLSEELEIQSETVARLLVTEPQEIEPNQIWIVDEAGLLSAKDAHALLQRATLLQARVILVGDTRQLSAVSAGNPFKSLQQAGIKTAHLNESLRQKDPQLKLAVDLIADGRVEAGFEHLLATGSIKTVSSESKIEQIANDYIVGTPEQRLKTLVLAGTNTERLALTQAIRSKLKGEGTLGETATITQLQTKNLTKVQMRFAHNFEIGDVIIPTRDYKRRGLSKGKLYEVVGRTTDKLTLISDERQILQVDTAFEKAVYQSHQIEIAVGDRLQWKKNDRQLGRRNGQEFTVTGIDLNIVQIKYADERTESISLAQAQNLDYALVSTTYSSQGKTADRVLISADFTIGQESFYVAASRARHELKIYTEDPTRLLWLAQQSKSKENALELLRKQIQKSTFKQHQAITINISAPFEKPVLKQETTVSTPFVEPIVKSVASSRTTSHDSSIKVPKVLPVLKETPNYNTVESVFSKPVLKSPVPTEAFWTPYHTEDIPNFLEPKDWQEFENSAIHPDITALNFESLQFNYAGGEHEAWERLMVSEKLNRTNTGRLTDGFIRAYSHLDAGGWWCDAGVDARTFANLKPGEKPPIKRWGCYKPNQPRPKKDESGQIIEGKFIKYEHPPKVELSIFLLDVPDDIAERIYSKHKVNPSDSDRQSGFWYCVWKHNIPCAIAEGAKKAASLLSQGHAAIGLPGISAGYRTPKDEFGKKIGKSYVHEELAVFATQGRVFKFCFDYETKPETKLHIERDISVTGRLLQEAGARVKVVSLPGPSKGVDDFIVASGPLAYEKLSHLAPTFRDWQQQNQHSKTAAFPPLRKPIPEQRSIQLEGTGNRERATGNDKLDLLPTHREEEIEKTVAYSPLPVPYLLQNKPQVQTHDFNQRQQPNSDTVPNREDRAINPENRAVTNQQPAINPENRVLRNEPSREPNRNERESVELLAAINRDAELEKVFGHGDDIAGINQSSTDDGLRGQRTEKLSRQINGQDSTIFNREANYVHSSQPATRQLLNTISDYIEQSSVESALTQAVLGLTEQLSQSHQQLVAAKSTFNEFETALTAELQSHAQNKAILSISDYVEQSAIESALNQAVLGLTEQLSQSHQQLVAAKSTFNDFETALTAELQSHAQNKAILSISDYVEQSAIESALNQAVLGLTEQLSQSHQQLVAAKSTFNDFETALTAELQSYAQNKAILSISDYVEQSAIESALNQAVLGLTEQLSQSHQQLVAAKSTFNDFETALTAELQSHAQNKAILSISDYVEQSAIESALNQAVLGLTEQLSQSHQQLVIAKSTFNEFETALTAELQSYAENKAILSISDYVEQSAIESALNQAVLGLTEQLSQSHQQLVAAKSTFNEFEIALTAELQSHVEKRAILSTSNSVEQSATESTLAKTLLAELKLHLKQMIQGLDIERLAEVVMEVGKYVKGEKVTGAKVSELFTSVTTDALALTFEEKMNIVRQLIRDDKPSILKRLKINPQQSDDNGEHLQFRR from the coding sequence ATGCTAACAGCGGCTAACGTCTCAAGTGAGATGGCGGTGAACTACTTCATCAAGAATTACTATCACCAAGGTAAGTCGCTTTGGAGTGGTCAAGGTGCTGAAAAATTGGGGTTGTCAGGGGCAGTCGATGATGAAGAAGCTTTTAAAAATATCATTGAGGGGCTTACGCCTGATGGTCGTGAGGTATTGAATGCCAGAGTAGTCAAAGAAAAGGGGAAAGGAGAACGCAGAGCCGCATTAGACTGTACATTTTCTGCGCCCAAAAGTGTAAGCTTGATGGCCTTGGTGGGCGGGGATACTCGTTTGATTGATGCTCACCATCAGGCGCTAAAAGAAACTCTGGAGCTAATAGAGCAGCGTTATGCCTATACCAGAGTGACAGATAATAGCGGCAGACATAGAGTTAAGACTGGTAACTTGGTCGCCGCGCAGTTCGATCACATCGAAAGTCGGGATTTAGACCCACATCTGCACACCCATTGTTTGCTGATGAACATGACCCAAACTCCAGATGGTAGGTGGTTGAGTTTGGGTAATAATGAAATATTCGCCAATAAAAAATTCTTGGGGATGGCATACCAAAGCTCTCTGGCGCGTGAGGTGCAGAAGCTTGGCTACGAGATAGAGCTTCGTTTACATGGGCAGTTTGATATAAAAGGCTTTAAATTCGAGGATTTAGAGGCTTTTTCTAAGCGGCGACAGCAAATCATCGCCTCATCTGGTGCTAATTCGACTTGGGCCGAACGTGAAAAAATTTGGGATGATACCCGCCAGCGCAAGCAGAAACTACCAGAATCAGAATTAGTTGCATTGTGGAAAGAAGAAGCTGCGGCGTTAGGTATCACGTTTGTCAAGCCAGGAGAACCAAGAAAAGGACAGGCTCCTCTTGTGGTTGAGCAAAAAAGTCTGATTGATGCGTTAGATGATGCGATCGCACATTGCAGTGAGAGAAATGTCGCTTTTAGACAAGAGGATTTAGAAAAATTCATCCTAGAATCACGTTTAGCTACGGATGTAACAGCGATTGCACCCCTGATTAGAGAACATCAGGAGTTAATCGGTTTGCCAGGGTTGACTCACCAATTTACGACGATGACAGCAGTGAGGCGGGAGTTGGCGACGATTGAGTTGATGCAGCAAGGTGTTGGAAAAGTAGTCCCAATAACTAATAGAGAAGTAGTTGAGAGCCAGTTACAGAAAACCTTACTAAATACCGGACAGCGCCAAGCAGTAGAATTAGCTGCAACAACATCTGACCAGTTCATTGCATGGCAGGGAGTAGCTGGTGCTGGTAAGACTTTCGCCCTCAAGGAGTTGAAAGCGATAGCCACAGATGCCGGATACACTATTATTGGCTTTGCCCCTAGTTCCTCTGCTGCTAAGGTTTTGAGTGAAGAGTTAGAAATTCAGTCTGAGACAGTGGCTAGATTACTTGTCACTGAACCACAAGAAATTGAACCAAATCAAATCTGGATTGTGGACGAAGCGGGTTTACTCAGTGCTAAGGATGCCCATGCACTCCTACAACGAGCAACCTTACTTCAAGCTAGGGTGATTTTAGTCGGTGACACTCGGCAGTTGTCAGCAGTATCAGCAGGGAATCCCTTCAAATCCTTGCAACAGGCGGGAATCAAAACCGCACACCTCAATGAATCGTTGCGCCAAAAAGACCCTCAACTGAAGCTGGCAGTAGATTTAATTGCCGATGGCAGAGTAGAAGCGGGATTTGAACATCTACTGGCGACCGGCTCAATAAAAACTGTTTCTTCAGAATCCAAAATAGAGCAGATCGCCAATGATTATATAGTAGGGACACCAGAGCAGCGACTCAAAACTCTTGTGTTAGCTGGAACAAATACAGAAAGACTTGCCCTTACCCAAGCGATTCGCTCGAAGCTCAAGGGTGAAGGAACTTTGGGAGAAACTGCAACCATCACCCAATTGCAAACCAAAAATCTGACAAAAGTACAGATGCGGTTTGCCCATAACTTTGAAATTGGTGATGTGATCATTCCCACACGGGATTACAAACGCCGGGGGCTTTCTAAAGGCAAATTATATGAAGTGGTAGGTCGAACTACTGATAAGTTGACCCTTATAAGTGATGAACGTCAGATTTTGCAGGTAGACACGGCTTTTGAGAAAGCAGTTTATCAGAGTCACCAGATTGAAATTGCTGTGGGCGATCGCCTGCAATGGAAGAAAAACGATCGGCAATTGGGACGACGTAACGGACAGGAGTTTACTGTAACAGGGATCGACCTGAACATAGTCCAGATTAAATATGCTGATGAGCGTACTGAATCCATTAGTTTGGCACAGGCGCAAAACTTAGACTATGCCCTTGTGAGTACAACATATAGTAGCCAAGGAAAAACTGCGGATCGGGTGTTAATTTCGGCAGATTTCACTATTGGACAGGAAAGTTTTTATGTTGCTGCCAGCCGTGCAAGGCATGAATTAAAGATTTACACCGAAGATCCAACGCGGTTGCTCTGGTTAGCGCAACAGTCGAAGTCTAAAGAAAATGCCTTGGAATTGTTACGAAAACAAATTCAGAAATCGACTTTCAAGCAGCACCAAGCAATAACTATAAATATAAGTGCCCCTTTTGAGAAGCCAGTACTAAAACAAGAGACGACAGTATCTACTCCTTTTGTCGAGCCAATTGTGAAATCAGTTGCATCTAGCCGGACAACAAGCCATGATTCATCAATAAAAGTACCGAAAGTCTTGCCCGTCTTGAAAGAGACACCAAATTATAATACTGTTGAATCGGTTTTCTCTAAGCCAGTACTGAAATCTCCTGTCCCCACAGAAGCGTTTTGGACACCATATCATACTGAAGACATTCCCAATTTTCTTGAACCAAAGGATTGGCAGGAGTTTGAAAATAGTGCTATTCATCCCGATATTACAGCGTTGAACTTTGAGAGTCTTCAGTTTAACTATGCAGGTGGTGAGCATGAAGCCTGGGAACGGCTCATGGTCAGCGAAAAACTGAATCGAACAAATACAGGACGGCTAACAGATGGTTTTATAAGGGCATATTCGCATCTTGATGCTGGTGGATGGTGGTGTGATGCTGGAGTTGATGCGCGAACATTTGCTAACTTAAAGCCAGGTGAGAAACCGCCGATTAAACGATGGGGATGCTACAAGCCAAATCAACCAAGACCCAAAAAAGATGAGTCTGGGCAAATAATTGAAGGGAAATTCATTAAATATGAGCATCCCCCAAAAGTTGAATTAAGTATCTTCTTGCTAGATGTCCCTGACGATATTGCCGAACGCATTTACTCCAAACACAAGGTGAACCCCAGTGATAGCGATCGCCAGTCAGGATTTTGGTACTGTGTCTGGAAACATAATATCCCCTGTGCGATCGCAGAAGGTGCGAAAAAAGCAGCCAGTCTGTTGAGTCAGGGTCATGCTGCCATTGGGCTACCTGGGATTTCGGCGGGATACCGAACTCCCAAAGATGAGTTTGGCAAGAAAATTGGCAAGTCTTACGTACATGAGGAATTAGCGGTTTTCGCCACACAAGGGAGAGTTTTCAAGTTCTGTTTTGACTACGAAACCAAGCCTGAAACTAAGCTCCATATCGAGCGAGATATTTCCGTGACTGGAAGATTGTTACAAGAAGCTGGAGCAAGAGTAAAAGTTGTCAGCTTGCCAGGGCCTTCTAAAGGTGTTGATGATTTCATAGTCGCAAGTGGGCCACTCGCTTACGAGAAATTGAGTCATCTTGCTCCAACCTTTCGGGACTGGCAACAGCAGAATCAGCATTCAAAGACTGCGGCTTTTCCACCTTTGCGTAAGCCGATACCAGAACAACGTTCTATACAACTTGAGGGAACAGGCAACAGGGAACGGGCAACAGGGAATGACAAATTGGATCTCTTACCAACACACAGGGAAGAGGAAATAGAAAAAACTGTTGCCTATTCCCCATTGCCTGTTCCCTATCTTTTACAAAATAAACCACAGGTACAAACCCATGACTTTAACCAACGACAACAACCTAACTCAGATACAGTTCCTAACCGAGAAGATAGAGCAATTAACCCAGAAAATCGAGCAGTTACAAACCAACAGCCAGCAATTAACCCAGAAAATCGAGTTCTTAGAAACGAGCCAAGCCGAGAACCTAATCGAAATGAGCGCGAATCAGTCGAACTTCTTGCAGCAATTAACCGAGATGCTGAACTCGAAAAAGTCTTCGGACATGGAGACGATATTGCAGGAATTAACCAAAGCTCTACAGATGATGGGCTTCGAGGTCAACGAACAGAGAAACTCTCAAGACAAATTAACGGACAAGATTCAACAATTTTTAATAGAGAAGCAAATTATGTCCATTCTTCACAACCAGCCACCAGACAACTCTTAAATACAATCTCTGATTATATTGAGCAATCATCTGTCGAGTCTGCTTTAACCCAAGCAGTATTAGGATTGACAGAACAACTTTCTCAATCTCATCAACAACTTGTTGCTGCTAAAAGTACATTCAATGAGTTTGAAACAGCATTGACGGCTGAGTTGCAATCTCATGCACAAAACAAAGCCATTCTGTCAATCTCTGATTATGTTGAGCAATCAGCTATCGAGTCTGCTTTAAACCAAGCAGTATTAGGATTGACAGAACAACTTTCTCAATCTCATCAACAACTTGTTGCTGCTAAAAGTACATTCAATGACTTTGAAACAGCATTGACGGCTGAGTTGCAATCTCATGCACAAAACAAAGCCATTCTGTCAATCTCTGATTATGTTGAGCAATCAGCTATCGAGTCTGCTTTAAACCAAGCAGTATTAGGATTGACAGAACAACTTTCTCAATCTCATCAACAACTTGTTGCTGCTAAAAGTACATTCAATGACTTTGAAACAGCATTGACGGCTGAGTTGCAATCTTATGCACAAAACAAAGCCATTCTGTCAATCTCTGATTATGTTGAGCAATCAGCTATCGAGTCTGCTTTAAACCAAGCAGTATTAGGATTGACAGAACAACTTTCTCAATCTCATCAACAACTTGTTGCTGCTAAAAGTACATTCAATGACTTTGAAACAGCATTGACGGCTGAGTTGCAATCTCATGCACAAAACAAAGCCATTCTGTCAATCTCTGATTATGTTGAGCAATCAGCTATCGAGTCTGCTTTAAACCAAGCAGTATTAGGATTGACAGAACAACTTTCTCAATCTCATCAACAACTTGTCATTGCTAAAAGTACATTCAATGAGTTTGAAACAGCATTGACGGCTGAGTTGCAATCTTATGCAGAAAATAAAGCTATTCTGTCAATCTCTGATTATGTTGAGCAATCAGCTATCGAGTCTGCTTTAAACCAAGCAGTATTAGGATTGACAGAGCAACTTTCTCAATCTCATCAACAACTTGTTGCTGCTAAAAGTACATTCAATGAGTTTGAAATAGCATTGACGGCTGAGTTGCAATCTCATGTAGAGAAGAGAGCTATTTTATCCACCTCTAACTCTGTTGAGCAATCAGCTACTGAGTCAACCTTAGCTAAAACATTACTAGCAGAATTAAAGTTGCATCTCAAACAGATGATTCAGGGTTTAGATATTGAAAGATTGGCAGAAGTAGTTATGGAAGTAGGAAAATATGTCAAAGGTGAAAAGGTAACAGGAGCAAAGGTCAGCGAGTTATTTACGAGTGTTACAACTGATGCTTTAGCTTTGACTTTTGAGGAGAAAATGAACATCGTTAGGCAACTGATTAGAGATGACAAACCATCGATTCTGAAGAGATTGAAAATAAACCCTCAACAATCAGATGATAACGGGGAGCATCTACAGTTTCGACGCTAA
- a CDS encoding helix-turn-helix domain-containing protein, with protein MSRPFEIEIAESEEELKKRLQTANLGNQKEKLIMLWWIKSGQAKEQQDIGKRLAKDTSTVTRWLQKYRSGGLDELLKIKKAPGAKRKIPEGAITALEEELKTGKGFSSYGAIVEWLKQEQGLDIEYATVYALVRYRLGAKLKVPRPQSHKQDEKLVSEFKKNSVSF; from the coding sequence ATGAGCCGCCCTTTTGAGATTGAAATCGCAGAGAGCGAAGAAGAACTTAAAAAACGCCTACAAACAGCTAATTTAGGGAACCAGAAAGAAAAACTTATTATGCTGTGGTGGATAAAAAGCGGGCAGGCCAAGGAGCAGCAAGATATTGGAAAACGCTTGGCTAAAGATACATCAACGGTGACAAGATGGTTACAAAAATATAGATCGGGTGGGCTAGATGAATTATTGAAAATAAAAAAAGCTCCGGGAGCAAAACGGAAAATTCCTGAAGGAGCGATCACGGCACTTGAAGAGGAGTTAAAAACAGGAAAAGGCTTTAGTAGCTATGGTGCAATAGTAGAGTGGTTAAAGCAAGAGCAGGGGCTTGATATCGAGTATGCAACGGTTTATGCATTGGTTCGATATCGATTAGGGGCAAAACTAAAAGTACCACGTCCTCAAAGCCATAAGCAGGATGAAAAGTTAGTATCTGAGTTTAAAAAAAACTCGGTATCATTCTGA
- a CDS encoding IS630 family transposase produces the protein MPAKNHLSKEQKERLLKTLKEHENPYVREKILILLLMNDGKTYQEISKFLDIAYPTVAYWAVHGDPDNLESFLDGRREGNFRKVTKEYEDLLLETIEKEPLDYGYDFGRWTAARLATYLEKITGIKLSGSQVGRILERKKYVYLWAKYSLEDKQNPEIRKAFKEKLSEYLRITNVAPERLQVWFWDESGFSLRVIRRKNWGKKGTRKQITGQRRRGRVNIMGGLRYHDKKRMNFVIKKGNADVFYEQLKSLNNFLLQEWIEQGNPIETFNKCSAKIVIILDNASFHKRKDILVRIKAEMPNIILEFLPPYSPDYNLIELVWHSAKEYIAHRLFESVSQLEELLNKLLNEGGLIIKWERKIKNKGNAIY, from the coding sequence ATGCCAGCAAAAAACCATCTTTCTAAAGAGCAAAAGGAACGGTTACTAAAAACTCTAAAAGAGCATGAAAATCCATACGTAAGAGAAAAAATATTGATTTTATTATTAATGAATGATGGAAAAACTTATCAGGAAATTAGTAAGTTTTTAGACATTGCATATCCAACGGTAGCATATTGGGCAGTTCACGGCGATCCAGATAACCTAGAAAGTTTTTTAGATGGAAGAAGAGAAGGTAACTTCCGCAAAGTTACTAAAGAATATGAGGATTTATTATTAGAAACAATTGAAAAAGAACCACTAGATTATGGGTATGATTTTGGTCGTTGGACGGCAGCAAGACTAGCCACGTACCTCGAAAAGATAACAGGAATTAAGTTAAGTGGTTCGCAAGTTGGGAGAATATTAGAGCGAAAAAAGTACGTTTACCTTTGGGCAAAATACAGCCTAGAGGACAAACAGAATCCTGAAATACGTAAGGCATTTAAAGAAAAATTGTCAGAATACTTAAGAATAACAAATGTTGCCCCAGAGCGTTTACAGGTATGGTTTTGGGATGAGAGTGGATTTAGTTTGAGAGTGATAAGAAGAAAAAATTGGGGTAAGAAAGGTACAAGAAAACAAATCACAGGTCAAAGAAGAAGAGGAAGAGTAAATATTATGGGAGGGTTACGCTATCACGACAAGAAGAGAATGAATTTTGTGATTAAAAAAGGAAATGCAGATGTATTTTATGAGCAGCTTAAATCTTTGAATAATTTTCTTTTGCAAGAATGGATAGAGCAAGGAAATCCAATTGAGACTTTCAATAAATGTTCGGCGAAAATAGTGATTATCTTAGATAATGCCAGCTTCCATAAAAGAAAAGATATTTTAGTTCGTATCAAGGCAGAAATGCCAAATATTATCCTGGAATTTCTACCACCTTATAGTCCAGATTATAATTTAATTGAATTGGTTTGGCATTCAGCAAAAGAATATATAGCTCATAGATTGTTCGAGTCAGTATCACAGCTAGAAGAGTTGTTAAATAAATTGTTAAATGAAGGAGGTCTTATTATTAAATGGGAACGCAAAATTAAAAATAAAGGTAATGCTATTTATTAA